The Fructilactobacillus ixorae genome has a window encoding:
- the pnuC gene encoding nicotinamide riboside transporter PnuC, which yields MWQAVQKTFGWRANVTDLRALQPATKTLLTINLVVIITVFAISREFTSLLGWLSVTASIFSVINLMLCDEGKITNYGWGIFESLLFLIIDWQNRLIGDIATNLYYLVTQTAGIFWWDRELQDQSQQTVLQPRKLKKWQLAAVMMSLVLLYLIVLRFSQHFHGTQVYLDATLLPLSIIGMLLMLGGYRSQWIVWITWDVVSLVIWYRQFQVLSPASASMLALEVIKLCNGLYGAYRWFFKNQLVAS from the coding sequence ATGTGGCAGGCAGTGCAAAAAACCTTTGGCTGGCGAGCAAACGTGACGGATTTACGGGCGTTACAACCAGCGACCAAGACGTTATTAACTATTAATCTAGTTGTCATCATCACGGTATTTGCGATTAGTCGGGAATTCACCAGTTTGCTTGGATGGCTTTCAGTAACGGCCAGCATCTTTAGCGTTATAAACCTGATGCTTTGTGATGAGGGTAAAATTACGAATTACGGTTGGGGGATTTTTGAGTCATTATTGTTTTTAATCATCGATTGGCAAAATCGATTAATTGGAGACATTGCCACGAATCTATACTATTTGGTGACGCAGACCGCCGGGATTTTTTGGTGGGACCGGGAGTTGCAGGACCAGTCCCAGCAAACGGTCCTCCAACCGCGGAAATTAAAAAAGTGGCAATTGGCCGCTGTCATGATGAGCTTAGTCCTTTTGTATCTGATTGTTTTACGGTTTAGCCAGCATTTTCATGGGACCCAAGTTTACTTGGATGCCACGCTCCTTCCCCTAAGTATCATCGGAATGTTATTAATGCTCGGGGGCTACCGGTCCCAATGGATTGTGTGGATTACTTGGGACGTGGTTAGTTTAGTGATCTGGTATCGGCAGTTTCAAGTGCTGAGTCCGGCGTCAGCTTCAATGCTGGCCCTCGAGGTGATTAAACTGTGCAACGGTTTGTACGGCGCTTACCGCTGGTTCTTTAAAAACCAATTAGTAGCTAGTTGA